A window from Polyodon spathula isolate WHYD16114869_AA chromosome 28, ASM1765450v1, whole genome shotgun sequence encodes these proteins:
- the LOC121301799 gene encoding tumor necrosis factor receptor superfamily member 5-like, protein MVMTRNCTNSTHSASGCVDISTQNKTRMFARAAGSRALVQRHIFLRGLVKVQYILLLVFVPKINACDDAQYYMNGQCCPMCQAGMRVDRHCTQDSRTSCIPCMESTYTDIPNSLHQCFRCKVCNSELGLTVVRECTVFSDTICTCIEGFHCLDPSSSGCKTCQKHRSCSPGQYIRKKGSSVVDTQCEECPDNTYSDGSLETCKPHTDCQSVGLAKPGTPAADAECKQSSADTDVRAMAVVGVIALIGVIALIGVFVQIGALVYKEWKNKDSNVDTPL, encoded by the exons ATGGTGATGACAAGAAACTGCACAAACAGCACACATTCAGCTTCTGGCTGCGTTGATAtttctacacaaaacaaaacaagaatgttTGCGAGAGCTGCAGGAAGCAGAGCCCTTGTTCAGCGGCACATCTTTTTAAGAGGACTG gtcaaagtacagtatatattacttTTGGTGTTTGTTCCAAAAATAAATGCTTGTGACGATGCACAATATTATATGAATGGACAGTGCTGCCCAATGTGCCAAGCAG GAATGCGAGTTGATCGGCATTGTACCCAGGACTCCAGAACATCATGCATCCCCTGTATGGAGTCAACCTATACTGATATACCAAACAGCCTGCACCAATGTTTTAGGTGTAAAGTATGTAACTCAG AACTGGGGTTGACAGTAGTCCGGGAATGCACAGTTTTCTCCGATACTATCTGCACATGTATTGAAGGGTTTCACTGTTTGGATCCATCATCCTCTGGATGCAAAACCTGCCAAAAACACAGAAGCTGTTCACCAGGACAATATATCAGAAAGAAAG GGTCCAGTGTTGTAGACACACAATGTGAGGAATGTCCTGATAATACATATTCAGATGGCTCATTGGAAACGTGTAAACCACATACTGA TTGTCAATCTGTGGGACTAGCAAAGCCTGGAACCCCTGCCGCGGACGCGGAGTGCAAACAATCATCTGCTGACACTGATGTGAGAGCTATGGCTGTTGTTGGAGTTATTGCACTGATAGGTGTAATAGCACTAATAGGAGTGTTTGTACAGATAGGAGCATTGGTTTACAAAGAGTGGAAGAATAAAG